A part of Maniola hyperantus chromosome 14, iAphHyp1.2, whole genome shotgun sequence genomic DNA contains:
- the LOC117988623 gene encoding meiotic recombination protein DMC1/LIM15 homolog isoform X1: MMEQTLEDNTSENDEEESFFQDVDILQKHGINVADIKKLKGAGICTIKGIQMTTKKRLCNIKGFSETKVEKIREACLKVVTLGFMTALEVSDRRKHVFKISTGSGEFDKLLAGGIESMAITEVFGEFRTGKTQLSHTLCVTTQIPNSSGFSGGKVMFLDTEHTFRPDRLRPIADRFNLQQNAVLDNVLYARAYTSEHQAELLDFVAAKFHEEAGVFKLLIIDSVMALFRVDFSGRGELADRQQKLAQVLSRLQKISEEYNVAVFITNQMTADPGATLSFQADPKKPIGGNILAHASTTRLYLRKGRGENRIAKIYDSPDLPESEATFAITNGGIADAKD; the protein is encoded by the exons ATGATGGAACAAACGTTAGAAGATAACACCTCCGAAAATGATGAGGAGGAGAGTTTCTTCCAAGACGTTGATATTTTGCAAAAGCATGGCATAAATGTCGctgatataaaaaaattaaaaggagCCGGAATATGTACAATCAAGGGCATACAAATGACCACCAAGAAAAGACTGTGTAATATTAAGGGATTTTCcgaaacaaaagtagaaaagATCAGAGAAGCGTGTTTAAAAGTTGTCACTTTGGGTTTTATGACTGCACTCGAAGTTAGCGATCGTCGCAAGCATGTTTTCAAAATTAGTACAGGAAGTGGTGAATTTGA TAAGCTCCTAGCTGGTGGAATAGAATCAATGGCGATTACTGAGGTGTTCGGAGAGTTTCGGACCGGCAAGACGCAACTATCTCACACCTTGTGCGTCACAACACAAATACCTAATTCGTCAGGCTTCAGCGGCGGAAAGGTCATGTTTCTTGACACTGAACATACATT TCGGCCAGATAGATTGCGACCAATTGCTGATAGATTCAATTTGCAGCAAAATGCCGTCCTTGACAACGTATTGTATGCAAGAGCATACACTTCTGAACATCAG GCAGAGCTTTTGGACTTCGTCGCCGCAAAGTTTCACGAAGAAGCCGGCGTGTTCAAGCTATTGATCATTGATTCAGTTATGGCGCTGTTCCGAGTCGACTTTTCCGGGCGTGGTGAACTTGCGGATCGCCAACAGAAGCTAGCCCAAGTTCTGTCTCGCTTGCAaaag ATATCGGAAGAATATAACGTCGCAGTGTTTATAACGAACCAGATGACCGCTGATCCAGGCGCCACATTGTCTTTCCAAGCGGACCCAAAGAAACCTATTGGTGGGAACATCCTTGCGCATGCTTCTACCACGAGGCTCTATCTTAGAAAAGGCCGTGGGGAGAATCGAATCGCCAAAATATATGATTCACCAGATCTGCCTGAGAGTGAAGCTACGTTTGCTATTACCAATGGAGGAATAGCTGATGCtaaagattaa
- the Pect gene encoding ethanolamine-phosphate cytidylyltransferase, with translation MSENKEHKKQIRVWCDGCYDMVHFGHANSLRQAKALGDVLIVGVHTDAEISKHKGPPVFTQEERYKMVRAIKWVDQVVEGAPYVTTLETLDKYQCDFCVHGDDITVTADGIDTYHLVKEAGRYKEVMRTAGVSTTDLVGRMLLLTREHFKRGDKEYSVALEHSSNLGTDSTARSPYTGCSQFLPTTQKIIQFSSGLSPKPTDRVVYVAGAFDLFHVGHLDFLEAAHGQGDFLIVGLHTDLEVNRYKGSNYPIMNLHERVLSVLACKYVHEVVIGAPYSVTADLMDHFKVQVVCHGVTQIPKDRDGSDPYKVPKERGCFKTLNSGNTMTTEDIVQRIIRHRLEFEERNTRKEKKEVAAMKSIQKEHIKQNGNCEVVKGYAA, from the exons ATGAGTGAAAATAAGGAACATAAAAAGCAAATACGCGTGTGGTGTGATGGATG TTATGATATGGTCCACTTTGGTCATGCCAACTCCCTAAGACAAGCCAAAGCCCTTGGTGATGTCCTAATAGTAGGTGTACACACAGATGCTGAAATTTCAAAACACAAGGGTCCTCCAGTGTTTACGCAGGAGGAGCGATACAAAATGGTTCGTGCAATAAAGTGGGTGGACCAAGTGGTGGAGGGAGCACCCTATGTCACAACATTAGAAACATTAGACAAATACCAGTGTGATTTTTGTGTGCATGGAG ATGATATCACAGTCACAGCAGATGGAATTGATACATATCATTTAGTCAAGGAGGCTGGGAGATACAA AGAAGTAATGCGAACAGCTGGTGTGTCTACTACAGATCTAGTCGGAAGGATGCTGCTACTCACTCGCGAGCATTTCAA GAGAGGTGACAAAGAATACTCAGTAGCTTTAGAACACTCGTCGAACCTCGGCACGGACTCGACCGCCCGGTCGCCATACACTGGCTGCTCACAGTTCCTGCCTACTACACAGAAGATCATACAGTTTAGCAGTGGTCTCTCACCTAAACCTACCGATAGA gtGGTTTACGTAGCGGGAGCGTTCGATCTCTTCCACGTGGGGCATTTGGATTTCCTGGAGGCGGCGCACGGGCAAGGCGACTTCCTTATCGTTGGTCTGCACACGGACCTCGAAGTGAACCGCTACAAAGGGTCTAATTACCCCATTATGAACCTTCATGAACGGGTGCTGTCTGTGCTTGCCTGCAAG tacgTTCACGAAGTAGTAATCGGCGCACCTTACAGTGTGACAGCAGATCTGATGGATCACTTCAAAGTGCAAGTCGTATGTCACGGCGTCACGCAGATCCCGAAGGACAGAGATGGCTCAGACCCATACAAAGTGCCCAAAGAACGAGGTTGTTTTAag ACATTGAATTCTGGCAACACTATGACCACAGAGGATATAGTACAACGAATAATCCGCCACAGACTAGAATTCGAAGAGCGAAATACGCGCAAAGAGAAAAAGGAAGTCGCCGCAATGAAGTCAATACAGAAGGAGCATATTAAACAAAATGGTAACTGTGAAGTTGTTAAAGGGTACGCGGCCTAA
- the LOC117988623 gene encoding meiotic recombination protein DMC1/LIM15 homolog isoform X2 — translation MMEQTLEDNTSENDEEESFFQDVDILQKHGINVADIKKLKGAGICTIKGIQMTTKKRLCNIKGFSETKVEKIREACLKVVTLGFMTALEVSDRRKHVFKISTGSGEFDKLLAGGIESMAITEVFGEFRTGKTQLSHTLCVTTQIPNSSGFSGGKVMFLDTEHTFRPDRLRPIADRFNLQQNAVLDNVLYARAYTSEHQISEEYNVAVFITNQMTADPGATLSFQADPKKPIGGNILAHASTTRLYLRKGRGENRIAKIYDSPDLPESEATFAITNGGIADAKD, via the exons ATGATGGAACAAACGTTAGAAGATAACACCTCCGAAAATGATGAGGAGGAGAGTTTCTTCCAAGACGTTGATATTTTGCAAAAGCATGGCATAAATGTCGctgatataaaaaaattaaaaggagCCGGAATATGTACAATCAAGGGCATACAAATGACCACCAAGAAAAGACTGTGTAATATTAAGGGATTTTCcgaaacaaaagtagaaaagATCAGAGAAGCGTGTTTAAAAGTTGTCACTTTGGGTTTTATGACTGCACTCGAAGTTAGCGATCGTCGCAAGCATGTTTTCAAAATTAGTACAGGAAGTGGTGAATTTGA TAAGCTCCTAGCTGGTGGAATAGAATCAATGGCGATTACTGAGGTGTTCGGAGAGTTTCGGACCGGCAAGACGCAACTATCTCACACCTTGTGCGTCACAACACAAATACCTAATTCGTCAGGCTTCAGCGGCGGAAAGGTCATGTTTCTTGACACTGAACATACATT TCGGCCAGATAGATTGCGACCAATTGCTGATAGATTCAATTTGCAGCAAAATGCCGTCCTTGACAACGTATTGTATGCAAGAGCATACACTTCTGAACATCAG ATATCGGAAGAATATAACGTCGCAGTGTTTATAACGAACCAGATGACCGCTGATCCAGGCGCCACATTGTCTTTCCAAGCGGACCCAAAGAAACCTATTGGTGGGAACATCCTTGCGCATGCTTCTACCACGAGGCTCTATCTTAGAAAAGGCCGTGGGGAGAATCGAATCGCCAAAATATATGATTCACCAGATCTGCCTGAGAGTGAAGCTACGTTTGCTATTACCAATGGAGGAATAGCTGATGCtaaagattaa